The sequence below is a genomic window from Rudanella lutea DSM 19387.
ACGTTGTGGCAGTTGCACCGAAACCATCTGCGGTTTTTACGCCGGTACGATAAGCTGGTGGGTGCGATTAAACCCGAAACCGCTTCTGACCTGGCCAATCAGGCTGTGGTGCGCTGGAAGCGGTACCTGGAAAAACTGGAGCAACAGCCTTATCTGACCATGACAACGCCCGAAATCGTAAGCCAGATTCAGGCGCAGGAAACTTCCGTACCTGCCTCGCCGGGGGCGGTTGAAAACGCACTCAAAACCACCGACCGGCTCATTTACGGCGGTACGTTTACCGACGAGTCGGGGCAGGCATTACAGCTGTTACGCGAGGTAGCCATCCGAACCTACCAGCGTCGGCGGGCAGTGCGCACGCAATCGCAGCAGTCGGAGCCCAACACGCCATTATCCGAATCGGTATGAATCAGCCCTGGTATTCCATTTCGTGGTTTAGCCCGCAGCAGTGGCAGCAGTTTCATTTCGAGAATCGGCTGGTGCTCTACGCCATTCTGGGGTTTGCCCTGCTGTTTTTGGTGCGGAGCGCACTCAATGGCCGGGCGCGTCAGCAGTTGGCGCTTTCGTCGGGGACGAAGGTGGGCAATCGGCCGCTCTGGCAGGCGGGACGCTATCTGCTGCCGGGGGCATTTTTTTTAGGCGTGTGCTGTATCCTGATCGCTTTGGCCCGACCGCAGATCATTCAGGAACGCCGGGAAGAACAATCGCCGGGTATCGATATTATGCTGGCCATTGATGTTTCGTCGTCGATGGCCGAAACCGACCTCAAACCTAATCGCCTGGCCGCAGCCCGGCGCGTTGCCGAAGACTTTGTACGGGGCCGTAAAAACGACCGCATCGGCTTGGTCGCCTTTGCCGGCGAGGCCTTTTCGTTGTGCCCACTCACTACCGATTACACGTTGCTGCGTCGTTACCTGACCGACCTCAATCAGCGTCTGATTCCGGCTTCGGGAACGGCCATTGGCGATGCCTTGGGGCGGTGCATTAACCGAATGCGCGATGCCCCCACAACCGATTCGGCATCGACGGGGAGTAAGGTCGTGATTTTGCTCAGTGACGGCGAAAATACAGCGGGTAACATCGACCCCATGCTGGCGGCTAAGCTCTCTAAAGCGTATGATATTCGGATTTACACCATTGCCGTGGGGCGGCCGGGAACAGTAACCTCGGCGGTCGATAGTCTGGCGCAGGTGTCGGCTGTTGACGAGGGGGTGTTGAAAGCCATTGCCCGGACGGCCGATGGAAGCTATTATCGGGCTACCGATGCCCGACAGCTGAAACAGGTGTTTTCCCGTATCGACCGGCTCGAAAAAGCCCCGGTGCGTGTTCGGATTTATCAGGATGTGCAGGAGTACTACCGGGTTTATCTGAACTGGGGTATTTTGTTTCTGCTGGGAGCATTGCTGCTCAAGAGCACCATTTTTGGAAATGTACTGGAAGACTAAAGACAGTGAACAGAGGTCAACGAACAGTGATCAACGAACAACAAGAAGTGCACAGCCAACAGTGGGCGATTGCCGAATGTTCGTTGTCCTCTGTTCACTGTCAGTTGTCAGTTGTTGGTTGTTCGTTGTCAGTTGTTGGTTGTTCGTTGTCAGTTGTTGGTTGTTCGTTGTCAGTTGTTCACTGTTCGTTGAAACATGCTTTTATCTCATTACAACGTTAACCTGATCGAAGCCGGGCTCGACGAAGTTGGCCGGGGTTGCCTGGCCGGCCCTGTAGTGGCGGCTGCCGTAATTCTGCCGTCGGATTACCAGCACCCGATTCTGAACGATTCGAAGCAGCTCACGCGCGGGCAACGGGAGCAGGTACGGCTCGACATTATGCGCGATGCCGTGGCCTGGGCCGTAGCCGAGGTGTCGAACGAAGACATTGACCGGATTAATATTCTGAAAGCCAGTTTTCTGGCAATGCACCGCGCCGTAGATGCGCTGACGGTGCGCCCCGAGCACCTGTTGGTCGATGGAAACCGGTTTGTGCCTTATCCCATGATTCCGCACACCTGTATCGTGAAAGGCGACGCTAAATTTTTGTCGATAGCGGCTGCCTCGGTGTTGGCCAAATGTTACCGCGACGATCTGATGGAACAGTTAGGGCAAGAGTACCCGCACTATGGTTGGGCAGCGAATGCCGGTTACCCAACACCTATTCATCGGGCGGCTATTCGGGAGCATGGCCCTTGCCGGTGGCACCGAATGTCGTTTCGGTTAGTTTGACAGGGCTACTTTGGGGCGCTTGAACAGGGGTACCGTACTGCACGGCTCACCGAACATGAGCGACTGCACCACCGGTTTGAGCAACCGGGTTACCTCCACATAAGCCGCAGTTGGTACGGGTACTTTGCTGCACCCTTTTACCACGACCCGGGCGTCGCGGTAGTCGTCGGCGTTGATTTGAGCGATAGCGTCGAAGTACAGCTTTTCTTCCAGATCCTGCAGGCTACCAAACACCACCATATTGGCATGGGGCTGTAGGTGCAGGGTCAGCAGCATGTAAGCCCAGGTAGGCACAATCGCGTCTTCTGAGCACGTAACGGCTACATTTTTGCCGCTGTACTGGCTCCAGTCGTGCGTTTTCAAAAACTCCCGGAAATCCTTCTCTTTCAAAATCAACCCCATGTAGAGGTTGTCTTTCAAGTCGTACACAACCCGTTCGCCGGGATGGTAGAGTTCTTCAAGGTCGAGGGTGATAAGCCCGCTATTGGCTACTCGATTAACAATTTCCATGTTTTCGAAGCGTAACAATAAAAAGGTGTAATGCGTAATGATGAATGGCTCAATCTCAACCAATCCCATTACGCATTACACCTTACGCGTTATTTCTTACCCAGCTGGTAGCGTTTCTCGGCCGCGTTCCAGTCTACCACATTCCAGTACGCACCGATGTAGTCGGGCCGACGGTTCTGGTATTTCAGGTAGTAGGCGTGCTCCCATACGTCGAGGCCAATAATCGGGAAACCTTTCGTTTCAGCAACGTCCATCAGTGGGTTGTCCTGGTTAGGCGTAGAGGTTACCGCGAGTTGTCCGTCGCCTGTAACAATCAACCAGGCCCAGCCTGAGCCGAAACGGGTAGTAGCGGCTTTCGCAAATTCTTCTTTGAAGGCGTCGAATGAACCAAATTTCTGGTCGATAGCCGCGGCCAGTTCGCCCACGGGCTGACCACCGCCATTGCCCGACAGGGTGTTCCAGAACAGCGTATGGTTGTAGTGGCCACCGCCATTGTTGCGGACAGCTACGGGATATTGGCTCACATTGGCCAGCAGATCCTCGATCGACTTGTTTTCCATTTCGGTACCCGAAACGGCATTGTTAAGGTTCGTCACGTAGGCGTTGTGGTGTTTGCCGTGGTGAATCTCCATCGTCTGTTTGTCGATGTTAGGCTCGAGCGAATCGCTCGGATAAGGCAGAGGATCTAATACAAATGCCATTGCTCAAAAAGGATTATGATGATAAATAGACTTCGTCGGTTTAACACGAAGCTTTTGGTTTATGTTCACGGCGGCCAAAGAGTGGAAGAGGGAATGATCGAAAGAGCCCGTTTCCGCTCAGAACAGGATGCGCTACCGCATTCGGCCAAAAAACTGTTTGAGCAACTGGCGGCTCTCATCGGCCAGTACGCCCGTAGTCAGGCGGGTTTTGGGGTGTAGTAAATTTCCCTGAATCTGACTATAGCCCCGCTTTTCATCGTCGGCCCCGATCACGATCCGGCTCATCTGACTCCAAAACAAAGCCCCCGCACACATCACGCACGGTTCGAGCGTCACGTACAGGGTACAATTAGTCAGGTATTTGGCATTGAGGTAATTGGAGGCCGCCGAAATGGCCAGGATCTCGGCGTGGGCCGTCACGTCGTGGAGTCGCTCTGTCTGGTTATACCCTTTGCCAATTACGCGGTTGTTGCTCACCACAACGGCCCCCACCGGAATCTCACCGGCTTCGGCAGCCTGCTCGGCCAGGTCGAGGGCTATTGCCATAAAGTACTCGTCGGTAAATACGTTTCCCATACAGGCTTGTCGTGGTTTTAGGGCGAAAACCGGTTATGAAAATAGCCAGTCTTTAACAACGTAGAGCAGACTCTATCTGAATTGTCAAAGACTGGCTATTTCTGGAGGTATCCGGTTACTGTTTCAGCACCCGGCGGGTTGTCTGCTTATCGCCTACCCGAACATTCAGGAGGTAAACGCCAGCGGGCTTATCACTCAGGTCCAGCGTCGACTGCCGGTCGCGGGTAAGCTGCTGAAGTATCTGCCGACCATTGCCATCGGTAAGGATTACGGTTGCGCCCTGCCGCGGTAACGGTACGTCGATTTCGATCGTTAGCGTGGTAGTTGTCGGCACAGGGTACGCTTTCACGGCCGATCCGAGCGGGTCGTCTTCCAGCCCCAGTACCGGCAGTACCCGGACCGCAGCCGTGCCCGAAACGGCTCCGGGACCGCAGTTGTTTCGTACCGACACGAGCCGGTAGGTATTGTTGCTAAGTGGCCGAACCTCAAGCGTATGCGGGTTGGCGTTGGTCACTACTTCCTGATTTCGGAGGCTATCGGCGTAGGCAAATGTCCAAGGGCCATCGCCCGTGAAGCTAACGCTCAGTTTAGCCGTGGTGCCTTCGAAAATATCCTGCGTACCGGTCAGGGTTGCCGAGGGAAGCGGACGGACATTCAGAAGAACAGGGCTTGGCCGACCCAACACCGCAATGCCGGGGTTTGAGGCCACGACCCTGACGTAATAAAGCCCCCCGCTCAAACTGCTCGGAATGGTGGCCGTGATAGGCCCAACGGTTGCATTGCCCACGCCCACCGTAGTCGAAGCGCGGCCCGTGCTATCGGTCGAAACCTCAACCCGGAATACGTTGCCCGTGTTGAACTCACCCGTAGTGGTAAATGGAACTGTCAGGTTGGTGCCGGCACAAAGAACCGATGTGCTCAGCTGTTCGGTCGTGATGGTCGGGATACGAACCGTCACGGTTGCCGTGGCGGGGTTGCCCGGCAAACCGGTTCCGCAGACGTTGGATACGCTCGCTACCTGATACACGGTTGTTTGCGAAGGCATCACGTTGACCGTTGCCAGGGTATCGGTGGCTGTTCCGGTAGTCCCGTCAGACAAGGTGTAGTTAAACGGCGGGACACCCGTAAAGCGGAGTTGAAGCGGAGCCGTTCGGCCGAGGTTGACCGAAGTTGTCCCTAAAATAGCCAGCGTCGGGTTGGTGTTAACAAACAGCCGGATGCTCGACCGGGGGCTGTAACAGCCGTTAGCACCAATCTGGTACACAAAGAAAGAACGGCCACCCGGCGGTGTTGGGTTCAGTGTAAAAGGCGTTGGGGCTTCGTTGGTCAGGTTACCGTTGGGATCAATCCAGCGGAGCTGAGCACCCTGTTCAGCCGTTGCCCGGAGCGGAGTGGCCACGTCGTTACGGCAATACGTAACAGAGGTCGCACTGACCACGGGAGCTGGGGTTGTCTGAATCCGAACGTTAAGTGTAGCGCGGGGACCCTCACAGTTTTCGACCGTTTGCGAAACGCCAAACGAATAAGTCCGCACCTGATCGATCTGGGGAGTAGGAGCGTTGGGGAATTGATTGCCGTCCGTATTGTACCACCGCAGATTCTGGCCCTGCGCCGTTACCGGCGGTACCGATTGTGCCGGTTGGTCTTGCTGTACCTGGCAGTACGCAATGTCAGAAACACCCGGTGCCGAGGGTAATGGCTTGATCCGAACATTCAATGTGGCTCGGGGTCCTTCGCACTCTTCAAGGGTCTGGGTTATCTGGTACGTCAGGGTAGTTACCGTTCCGGTTGGTGGGATGGGCGCGGTGCCTGTCACATTACCCGACGGATCGTAGTAACGCAGATTAATGCCTTGTGCCTGAATTGGTTGCGATGGCGCATTGTTGCAAAATTCGAGAGGGGCCACAACCGGAGCACCTGGCCGGGGCTTCACCCGTACTGAGAGAGTTGCCCGGGGACCTTCGCAGCCGTCGAGACGCTGGCTGACATAATAGAACAGGGTTTGCGCGGTGTTGTTGGGAACACCCGGCGCGGTCGATGACCCAGTGCCACCCAGTGCCGTTGGGTACCAGAACGCCGTTGCGTTAGGAACCGTTGAAGCCGACAAAACGGGTGGTTGATCATTCTGGCAGAACGCTGAGTTGCTTACGCCAGGGGCATCGGGGGTATCTTTAACCGTAACCGGAATAGCCGCACGGGGGCTTTCGCAACCGTTGACAACCTGACTAACGTAGTAGTTGGTCTGGCCGATTCGGTTCACGTCGATTGGCGACGGGCTACCCGATGCGGTACCGCCGGTTGCGCTTTGGCCGTACCACCGCAGCGATTGACCACTGGCGCTAAGTGTGGGGGGCGTGAAGCCTTCACAAAGCGGAGCGGGTGGGGTAGCTGTTGGCGGGGCGGGTATGGCATTAACAATAACAACGGCCGTAGCGCGGGGGCTAAGGCACCCATCATTGCTGGTTTGCGACACTGAGTAGCTCAACGAAGCAGGCGCTGTAGTCGCTGGCGACGGCGCTCCTCCCAATTGGGCTCCTGTATTGTCAAACCAGGTTAAATTGGTGCCTGTTGCCGATAACGGGCGGGGGGCATCGCCGACACAACGGCTCAAATCGGTGGTAACCGTAGGCGCATTAGGGGTGCTAAATACCCGAACTGAATAAGCCGACGGGGCACTGGCGCAGTTGTTTGCGTCGAATTGCCGTACGTAATACGTGTAAGTATTCGGAAATTGAGGAGGAGCGGGTGTGCCAATCTGATTATTGCCAGCGGCATCGGAATACCAACGAACATTAGAGCCGCTTACGGTTAGCGAAGCCGGACGAGCCGCTTCACAGTATGCCAGCGATACCGGCGCAATAGCGGCCGGCGACGCGTTGACCACAAATTGAACGGTGCTCCGGGCTACACTTTCGCAGCCATTGTTTATTGCACTCACCTGGTAGGTGGTTGTGCCCGGCGTGTTAAGCGATACCGTGGGTGCAGCTCCATTGTTTGGTAGCAGGGCACCCGTGCTCGTGTACCAGCGGAAACCAGCTCCGCTTGGGCTTAGGGTTTGCTGAGCGGTGCTCTGACAAAATGCCTGCGGAGAGGGTACAGCTGGTGCCGATGGGGTTGCATTAACCGTGACGGTAATGGGGACACGGTCGCTCTCACAGCCGGTAGTGTTCTGGCTAACGTAGAAAGGCCCAACCGAACCAGCCGCGCCGGTGGGTGGTACCGTGGGCGAACTGCTGGGCGACGGATTGTTGATATTGGTACCGTACCAGAGGAGGTTTGTACCCGTTGCGTTTAGAGGTGCACCCGGAACCCCCTGACAATAATTGGGCTGGGCGGGTATAGTGGGGTTAGGCGACTTTGCCACTACCGTAATTGTAACCGCACGACCAGGACTCTCGCAAAGACCCACCAACTGTGTAACAGTAAAGGTTTGGTTACCAGACCCCGTTGCATTAAATGTGTATGGGCTACCAGTAGCAACCAGCTGCCCACTCGAATTGAACCACTTGAGATTTGAGCCGCTAGCCGTCAATGAGACGGGCGTACCCGCGCAAATCTGGCCCGCTGGGCTGGCTACACCGGCTGCGGGGGACAGTGGCGACACGTTGATGGTGATCAAGGAGCTGACTCTGGCCGGGTCGCTCGACACTACCCGGATGCGATAACTACCGGCTACCGTGTTGGCGGGTATCACGCCAGCCATGGTAATTGTAGTCGGCGTGCTGGGGCCATTTGTTTGGGTGGCCAGTACAACAGGGCTGGCCGGGAAGTTGCCCGTGTTATCGGAAAGCTGGACCGTAAAGGTGTTGGATACTTTAAAAACACCTGTTGTAGAGAACGGAACACTAACGCTGCCGCCCGGAGCAACGCAAGGATTAGGGCTGGGTGGACCGATAGCAGTAATGGATTGCGCCATGATACGTACTCCACTCATCAACAACACAAACACGGTCAACCAACTATACTGGTAGAGCAATCTAATTTTCATAATGAACGTACAAGAAGTGCTGGTTCAAACCTGATAGGCTTTGTTTAAAATAAAGAAAAGGTCTTAATGCTGGTGTAAGAGAACCTATTAGCAAAAATCTGGCCATCTGTAAAGAAGAAAAGATCGGCACAGAAGCGCCGGGATAGGTCCAAACTGTAAAATTATCTGCTTTTGTGAGTTTTCGCGTGAGGGTAACGTCTTAAAAAAAGGATTAGCTTATAAATCAGGCACAGACGGAAGGGACTTTTGAGCAAAAAACGCCTGATAGACAAAAGGAAAGAGGCTTACGGCCTTGAGCGAAAACCGGTTTAGGTTTGATTGCACCCGACCGACATGAATAGCTTACTCATAACGTCTATTGCTCAGCGTAATCAGGCTTCATCCTGTGCATCGTAGTATAAGGCAGATGTACTAGATCAGGGAGCTTTTTTAGGGTATATATTTGAAATAGGGTGGATTTATTGGGTGGTTTTGCCAGAA
It includes:
- a CDS encoding T9SS type A sorting domain-containing protein produces the protein MKIRLLYQYSWLTVFVLLMSGVRIMAQSITAIGPPSPNPCVAPGGSVSVPFSTTGVFKVSNTFTVQLSDNTGNFPASPVVLATQTNGPSTPTTITMAGVIPANTVAGSYRIRVVSSDPARVSSLITINVSPLSPAAGVASPAGQICAGTPVSLTASGSNLKWFNSSGQLVATGSPYTFNATGSGNQTFTVTQLVGLCESPGRAVTITVVAKSPNPTIPAQPNYCQGVPGAPLNATGTNLLWYGTNINNPSPSSSPTVPPTGAAGSVGPFYVSQNTTGCESDRVPITVTVNATPSAPAVPSPQAFCQSTAQQTLSPSGAGFRWYTSTGALLPNNGAAPTVSLNTPGTTTYQVSAINNGCESVARSTVQFVVNASPAAIAPVSLAYCEAARPASLTVSGSNVRWYSDAAGNNQIGTPAPPQFPNTYTYYVRQFDANNCASAPSAYSVRVFSTPNAPTVTTDLSRCVGDAPRPLSATGTNLTWFDNTGAQLGGAPSPATTAPASLSYSVSQTSNDGCLSPRATAVVIVNAIPAPPTATPPAPLCEGFTPPTLSASGQSLRWYGQSATGGTASGSPSPIDVNRIGQTNYYVSQVVNGCESPRAAIPVTVKDTPDAPGVSNSAFCQNDQPPVLSASTVPNATAFWYPTALGGTGSSTAPGVPNNTAQTLFYYVSQRLDGCEGPRATLSVRVKPRPGAPVVAPLEFCNNAPSQPIQAQGINLRYYDPSGNVTGTAPIPPTGTVTTLTYQITQTLEECEGPRATLNVRIKPLPSAPGVSDIAYCQVQQDQPAQSVPPVTAQGQNLRWYNTDGNQFPNAPTPQIDQVRTYSFGVSQTVENCEGPRATLNVRIQTTPAPVVSATSVTYCRNDVATPLRATAEQGAQLRWIDPNGNLTNEAPTPFTLNPTPPGGRSFFVYQIGANGCYSPRSSIRLFVNTNPTLAILGTTSVNLGRTAPLQLRFTGVPPFNYTLSDGTTGTATDTLATVNVMPSQTTVYQVASVSNVCGTGLPGNPATATVTVRIPTITTEQLSTSVLCAGTNLTVPFTTTGEFNTGNVFRVEVSTDSTGRASTTVGVGNATVGPITATIPSSLSGGLYYVRVVASNPGIAVLGRPSPVLLNVRPLPSATLTGTQDIFEGTTAKLSVSFTGDGPWTFAYADSLRNQEVVTNANPHTLEVRPLSNNTYRLVSVRNNCGPGAVSGTAAVRVLPVLGLEDDPLGSAVKAYPVPTTTTLTIEIDVPLPRQGATVILTDGNGRQILQQLTRDRQSTLDLSDKPAGVYLLNVRVGDKQTTRRVLKQ
- a CDS encoding superoxide dismutase, whose product is MAFVLDPLPYPSDSLEPNIDKQTMEIHHGKHHNAYVTNLNNAVSGTEMENKSIEDLLANVSQYPVAVRNNGGGHYNHTLFWNTLSGNGGGQPVGELAAAIDQKFGSFDAFKEEFAKAATTRFGSGWAWLIVTGDGQLAVTSTPNQDNPLMDVAETKGFPIIGLDVWEHAYYLKYQNRRPDYIGAYWNVVDWNAAEKRYQLGKK
- a CDS encoding nucleoside deaminase, yielding MGNVFTDEYFMAIALDLAEQAAEAGEIPVGAVVVSNNRVIGKGYNQTERLHDVTAHAEILAISAASNYLNAKYLTNCTLYVTLEPCVMCAGALFWSQMSRIVIGADDEKRGYSQIQGNLLHPKTRLTTGVLADESRQLLKQFFGRMR
- a CDS encoding DUF2480 family protein — encoded protein: MEIVNRVANSGLITLDLEELYHPGERVVYDLKDNLYMGLILKEKDFREFLKTHDWSQYSGKNVAVTCSEDAIVPTWAYMLLTLHLQPHANMVVFGSLQDLEEKLYFDAIAQINADDYRDARVVVKGCSKVPVPTAAYVEVTRLLKPVVQSLMFGEPCSTVPLFKRPKVALSN
- a CDS encoding ribonuclease HII; this encodes MLLSHYNVNLIEAGLDEVGRGCLAGPVVAAAVILPSDYQHPILNDSKQLTRGQREQVRLDIMRDAVAWAVAEVSNEDIDRINILKASFLAMHRAVDALTVRPEHLLVDGNRFVPYPMIPHTCIVKGDAKFLSIAAASVLAKCYRDDLMEQLGQEYPHYGWAANAGYPTPIHRAAIREHGPCRWHRMSFRLV
- a CDS encoding VWA domain-containing protein encodes the protein MNQPWYSISWFSPQQWQQFHFENRLVLYAILGFALLFLVRSALNGRARQQLALSSGTKVGNRPLWQAGRYLLPGAFFLGVCCILIALARPQIIQERREEQSPGIDIMLAIDVSSSMAETDLKPNRLAAARRVAEDFVRGRKNDRIGLVAFAGEAFSLCPLTTDYTLLRRYLTDLNQRLIPASGTAIGDALGRCINRMRDAPTTDSASTGSKVVILLSDGENTAGNIDPMLAAKLSKAYDIRIYTIAVGRPGTVTSAVDSLAQVSAVDEGVLKAIARTADGSYYRATDARQLKQVFSRIDRLEKAPVRVRIYQDVQEYYRVYLNWGILFLLGALLLKSTIFGNVLED